AATTGCTTTCACTTGTTGATAAGACGACCCCATTACGTGAAGCATTGAATCGCGCTAACGATGTTTTGTACAATGCGACGCGAGGAATTTCTGAAGTGATTACTATTCCCGGGTTTATCAATGTGGATTTTGCAGATGTTCGAACAGTGATGAAAGAAAGCGGCGATGCGTTGATGGGAGCAGGAATAGCAACGGGAGAACATCGCGCAATCGAAGCCGCACATGCTGCTATTTCTTCTCCGCTCCTCGATGATATTTCCATTTCCGGCGCGCGCGGGGTATTGATTAACGTTACTGGCGGAAATTCGATGACTCTGATGGAAGTAGATGAAGTTGCAAACGTTATTCATGAATCTACGGGAGATGATGCGAATGTTATTCTCGGCGCTGTAATTGACGAAAATGCAGGGGAAGAATTGCGTGTAACAGTGATTGCAACCGGCTTTAATAAAAAGAATGGTGCGATGAACAAGAAATCCGTTGCAAATTACCTGGAGCCGTTTCCTGTGGGAATATCAGAAAAGAATGCATTGGACGAACCGGCATTTGTTCGGAAAGGAATTGCCGTTTCCGGTGTAACGGTGCTTGATACTTTGCCGCTAACAAAAAATAAAATAGACAAGAGAGATGCAGATAAACCGGCATTTCTGAGGAGAATAATGGATTGAAAGAATGAGTATTGTAATTGTGATAGAGAAGCAATTTTTATTGAAGGAGTTTGCTTCTCTTTTTGTTAAGGATAAATAATTTTAAGAAACCACAGCAAAGTTTTGCAATAAGGTTTTTATTATTATTTTTTGAACAAAACAATAGAAAGAAACCATATCGAAGTTTGTTACAATTCTAATGCCAGAAGTCTCTAAACATTATCCTCCATCGCACGAACATCGCAGACTTGCGGCAATAATGTTCACCGACATCAAGGATTATTCCAAAAAGATGCAGAGTGACGAATCAGCCGCATTGCGAATGCTCGAAATCCATAATCAAATGATGCGGGAAAATATCGCGCGATATGAAGGAACGGTTGTTAAAACCGTTGGCGATGCATTTCTTGTTTCGTTTGATAGTGTTATCAATGCAACGGAATGCGCTGTCGAATGTCAGGAACGGTTTATTGAATACAATAAAGAAAAAGAGGAACATCAAAAAATTGTCATTCGTGTTGGCGTTCATCTCGGAGATATTATTGAGAAAGACAACGATGTATTCGGCGATGGTGTGAATATTGCTTCAAGAATTCAGTCAATGGCAGAGCCCGGCGGAATTAACATTTCGGAAAGCGTTTATCAACAAGTACGAAATAAACTTGACTTACCCTACCTTTCATTAGGCGCTCCCCAACTCAAAAATATAAAAGAAGCCATTAAAATTTATCAAATAATAATTGGCGATGGAAAACAGCGTTCTCCCTTTGCTACGCAATGGCTGATTTTTAAAACGTTGATGAGAAGACGAGAATGGAAAAGAAGATTGGCAATTGGTATTCCACTCGCGCTTCTTTGTTTATTTTTTGGATTGTCTTTTGATAATTATCCCAAGATTCAAAAATTTCGAGCAGATAATCTACCGTGGTTTTATTCATTAAAAAGTGTGGAAGGAAAAGTAGCTGTTTTACCTTTTGAAAATAATTCTAAGTTAGAAGATTACGCTGTTAACGGTATGACAGACGAAGTCATTTCTTCATTAGGTTCTATTAAAGGTTTGTTTATATTAGACCGAAATGCTGTAATCAAATATGACATTAAAGAACTTCCTAAAAATGAGAGAGAACTTCCAGCACTTCCACAAATTGCAGAAGAGCTTGGTGTTCGATACGTTATTAAAGGACTTGTAAGAAATGCTGGTGATAAATTGCGAATCAGTTATGAGGTATATGACAATCAAAAATCAAAAAAAACGGTTGGAAAACTTGATGAAGATTTTTCTGAGGAGAATATACTTGGAGTTCAGGAACGATTAGCCGGTTCTATTGCAAAAGAACTCCGCATCACAGTTACAAAAGAACAACAAGCTGCAATCGCCGCGAAAACCCAAGTGAATTCTAAGGCGTATGATTTTTCATTGCGGGGGTTAGATTATTTACGCAGAAATACGAAACGTGACAACGAATTTGCATTGCAAATGTTTGAAAAAGCAGTCGCGCTTGATACATCGTTTGCTTTGGGTTATGCTGAACTTGCGTATGCGCAATGGCTACACTATAGTTGGTACGGAAGCGGTGGGAAAGACCTTCTCGATCATAGTTTGAAAAATGCACAACGCGCCCAACAATTGAACCCCCAATTGGGTGAAGCATATCGAGTTATCGGTGCAGTCTATTCAATGGCACCGCCGTTAGCATCCAATTACACGGATGATGTGAACGCATTAAACAAAGCGATTGAACTGAACCCGAACGATGCTATTTCCTATTATCTGCTTGGGTCTGTGTATGAAAGAAAAGATTTAAACCAATCACTTTCCTATTACGAACAAGCAATACAACGAAGTCCAAGCAATTCTTTGTTTTATTTAGGAAAAGGAAGAGCGTTGATGAAAAACAAAATGTTGGATTCTGCAATTGCGATTGTGAGAGAAGCAATTGAATATCAACCGGACCAAATTCAGGGATATTTGCAACTGGGTAATTTGTTTATTCAAAAAGAAAATCTTGGTGAAGCGGAAAATTCGTTTCGCAGAGCAATTCAACTTCAACCGGATAATACTGCGGGCTATTTGGGATTAGCAAAAATGTATCGCCAATTGGGAAAATATGAAGATGCATTAACACAATATCAAAGCGCGTTGTTGCGAGATTCAACGAACCGCGAAGTGTACTTTGGATTGGGCGAAAGCAATCTTTCTTTGAGAACACTGAAAGACGCAAGAAAATATTTCGATAGAGTAATTGAAATCGGGCAGTATGATTTCCGCATTGTCAACGATGTTGGACGCGCGTATGAGCGTATTGGTGATTTTGAAACGGCATTGTATTATTTTGACCTTTCCATTGAAAAGAATCCGAATGCACAAGCCGCTGGAGGAGAAATTTCTGTGGATGCACTGGAAAAGAAAGCGCAGATGCTGGTTTCATTAGGACGTTTGGAAGAAGCAGTAACAGCAATGGAAAAAGTTGTTGAACTCAAAAAAGATTTTGCTATTCCATATTCCAATTTGGCATTATTTTTAAATATGGCTCTGCGACCTCAAGAAGCAATCACGGCAATCAAGAAATATCCTCATTATTTGGATGAACCCGATTTACTGATGAAACTAGGAATGAGTTATCGTATGCTTGGTGATATCAATAATTCATTAGTAAGTTACAGTGCCGCAGAAGAATTGTATAAAAAACGCCTGGAAACTGCGCCACGAGACCAAGTCTTACTTTCCTTTGTAACTGAAACGTACTATCATCGAGGGATTTCTTTTGAGAAGGCGGGAAAACAAGCGGATGCATTTAATCAATTTGATAAAGCACTTAAATATTATCAGGATAAATTAAATGACGACCCGGGAAATCTTGAAGTCATTGGATATATCGGAGTCATTAAAGCACGATTAGGCGATAAAAGCGGCGCACTTCAAACAATTCAAAAACTTGAATCGGATGTATCTTCTGACGCGATAGCGAATTATCAAATTGCCGCAGTTTATTCTGTGCAAAATGATATTCCCAACGCCGCAAAATATCTGAGAAAAGGAATTGCGTTAGGTTTTAAAGAATTTGGTTTTATGATGATTGACCCCGATATGGAGAATTTGATTAAATCAAAAGAAGGACAATCGCTATTGAAACAGAAGAAAAAACTTCCAAGTTAATTTTATTTTGAAAAGAAAGGTACGTAATTAAATGATTGAGCATTCACACGTTGACGATATAAACGTGTTGATGAAACGCCGCCGCGAAGAACTCGAAGAACTTAAAAAATTCAATATCAATCCATATCCGTATGAATTTTCTCGTACGGATTTTTCGTCAGATATCCTTGCTTCATTTTCCGATGATGCGCCGAAAAGAAATGTTGCAATCGCCGGAAGAATTATGTCGCTTCGCAGAATGGGGAAAGCATCATTCTGCCACATTCAAGATTCGAAGGGAAAAATTCAAGTTTATTTGAAGAAGGATGATGTTGGAGAAATTTATGATGCGTTCAAACTTCTCGACATTGGTGATATAATTGGAGTAAATGGATTTATCTTTCGAACAAAGATGGGAGAAGTTTCTGTTCACGCAGAAAGTTTTTCTGTTCTCTCAAAATCGTTGCGTCCACTTCCGATTGTAAAAGAAAAAGTTGATGAACAAGGAAACACTGTAACATTCGACGAATTTTCTGACAAAGAACTTCGCTATCGTCAGCGTTATGTTGATTTGATTGTCAATCCTCACGTGCGCGAAGTTTTTTTCAAGCGTGCGCAAATCGTTAAAACGATTCGCAACTTTCTCGATGCACAAGGATTTCTTGAAGTCGAAACTCCAGTTCTTCAACCCTTGTACGGCGGCGCATTTGCTCGTCCGTTCATAACGCATCACAACGCACTCGACACACAATTATATTTGCGAATAGCAGACGAACTCTATTTGAAACGCTTACTTGTTGGCGGAATTGATGGCGTGTACGAAATCTCCAAAGATTTTCGCAACGAAGGAATGGACAGAAACCACAACCCGGAATTTACGATGATGGAAGTGTATGTTCCCTACAAAGATTACGTGTGGATGATGAAAATGGTGGAGAAAATGTTTGCAGAAGTTGCACTTGCAATTAATGGTTCATTGAAATGTAATGTTGATGATAAAGAAATAAATCTCTCTGCTCCGTTTCAACGTTTGACAATGTTTGATTCGATTGAAAAGTACACGGGAAAAAATCTTCGAGGAAAAAATGAAAATGAACTTCGCGCTATCGCAAAAGAACTTCAAGTTGAAGTTGATAAAATTGCATCGAGCGGAACAATTATTGATTCAATTTTTTCTGAAAAAGTTCAGCAGCATTTAATTCAACCGACGTTCATTACGGATTACCCCGTTGAAATGTCACCGCTTGCAAAACGACATCGCACAGAAGAAGGGCTTGTAGAACGATTTGAATTATTCATCAACGCACAAGAAGTGTGCAACGCATTTTCTGAACTCAATGACCCGCTCGACCAACGCTCGCGATTTGAAGAACAAATGAAGCAGCGAGAACGAGGAGATGTTGAAGCGCAAGTTCTCGATGAAGATTTT
The window above is part of the Ignavibacteria bacterium genome. Proteins encoded here:
- a CDS encoding tetratricopeptide repeat protein: MPEVSKHYPPSHEHRRLAAIMFTDIKDYSKKMQSDESAALRMLEIHNQMMRENIARYEGTVVKTVGDAFLVSFDSVINATECAVECQERFIEYNKEKEEHQKIVIRVGVHLGDIIEKDNDVFGDGVNIASRIQSMAEPGGINISESVYQQVRNKLDLPYLSLGAPQLKNIKEAIKIYQIIIGDGKQRSPFATQWLIFKTLMRRREWKRRLAIGIPLALLCLFFGLSFDNYPKIQKFRADNLPWFYSLKSVEGKVAVLPFENNSKLEDYAVNGMTDEVISSLGSIKGLFILDRNAVIKYDIKELPKNERELPALPQIAEELGVRYVIKGLVRNAGDKLRISYEVYDNQKSKKTVGKLDEDFSEENILGVQERLAGSIAKELRITVTKEQQAAIAAKTQVNSKAYDFSLRGLDYLRRNTKRDNEFALQMFEKAVALDTSFALGYAELAYAQWLHYSWYGSGGKDLLDHSLKNAQRAQQLNPQLGEAYRVIGAVYSMAPPLASNYTDDVNALNKAIELNPNDAISYYLLGSVYERKDLNQSLSYYEQAIQRSPSNSLFYLGKGRALMKNKMLDSAIAIVREAIEYQPDQIQGYLQLGNLFIQKENLGEAENSFRRAIQLQPDNTAGYLGLAKMYRQLGKYEDALTQYQSALLRDSTNREVYFGLGESNLSLRTLKDARKYFDRVIEIGQYDFRIVNDVGRAYERIGDFETALYYFDLSIEKNPNAQAAGGEISVDALEKKAQMLVSLGRLEEAVTAMEKVVELKKDFAIPYSNLALFLNMALRPQEAITAIKKYPHYLDEPDLLMKLGMSYRMLGDINNSLVSYSAAEELYKKRLETAPRDQVLLSFVTETYYHRGISFEKAGKQADAFNQFDKALKYYQDKLNDDPGNLEVIGYIGVIKARLGDKSGALQTIQKLESDVSSDAIANYQIAAVYSVQNDIPNAAKYLRKGIALGFKEFGFMMIDPDMENLIKSKEGQSLLKQKKKLPS
- the lysS gene encoding lysine--tRNA ligase — protein: MIEHSHVDDINVLMKRRREELEELKKFNINPYPYEFSRTDFSSDILASFSDDAPKRNVAIAGRIMSLRRMGKASFCHIQDSKGKIQVYLKKDDVGEIYDAFKLLDIGDIIGVNGFIFRTKMGEVSVHAESFSVLSKSLRPLPIVKEKVDEQGNTVTFDEFSDKELRYRQRYVDLIVNPHVREVFFKRAQIVKTIRNFLDAQGFLEVETPVLQPLYGGAFARPFITHHNALDTQLYLRIADELYLKRLLVGGIDGVYEISKDFRNEGMDRNHNPEFTMMEVYVPYKDYVWMMKMVEKMFAEVALAINGSLKCNVDDKEINLSAPFQRLTMFDSIEKYTGKNLRGKNENELRAIAKELQVEVDKIASSGTIIDSIFSEKVQQHLIQPTFITDYPVEMSPLAKRHRTEEGLVERFELFINAQEVCNAFSELNDPLDQRSRFEEQMKQRERGDVEAQVLDEDFLRAMEFGMPPAAGLGMGIDRLTMLLTNQHSIRDVVLFPHMKPEK
- the ftsZ gene encoding cell division protein FtsZ, with amino-acid sequence MIELEYNNERGAKLRVVGVGGGGGNCVNNMIEKGMRGVEFITMNTDSQALENSKASRKVQIGKSLTRGLGAGADPSIGQRAAEEDREDIARSIEGCDMVFITAGMGGGTGTGAAPVIANIAKSAGALVVAIVTKPFSSEGKRRMFQAETGIAELKKHVDTLIVVPNQKLLSLVDKTTPLREALNRANDVLYNATRGISEVITIPGFINVDFADVRTVMKESGDALMGAGIATGEHRAIEAAHAAISSPLLDDISISGARGVLINVTGGNSMTLMEVDEVANVIHESTGDDANVILGAVIDENAGEELRVTVIATGFNKKNGAMNKKSVANYLEPFPVGISEKNALDEPAFVRKGIAVSGVTVLDTLPLTKNKIDKRDADKPAFLRRIMD